Proteins found in one Zea mays cultivar B73 chromosome 1, Zm-B73-REFERENCE-NAM-5.0, whole genome shotgun sequence genomic segment:
- the LOC100192955 gene encoding Phosphatidylinositol:ceramide inositolphosphotransferase-like has translation MSPFYLARGASKLVRRITSETSVELKILSEKWRLLLAGVIFQYIHGLAAHGVHYLHRPGPTLQDLGFMILPELGKERGYISETLFTFIFLAFVLWTFHPFILQTKRFYTVLIWRRVLAFLCVSQFLRIITFYATQLPGPNYHCREGSHLARLPPPQNAAEVFLINFPRGVIYGCGDLIFSSHMIFTLVFVITYQKYGSMRFCKMLAWCVAIVQSLLIVSSRKHYSVDVVVAWYTVNLVVFFVDKKLTELPDRSVGSTSILPLSAKDKDTKLKEENTRLLNGNSMDSADRRPRTQMNGKQIDNESQVDSETVKA, from the exons AAGATTCTCTCTGAAAAATGGCGGCTTCTCCTCGCTGGCGTCATTTTTCAG TACATTCATGGTTTGGCCGCTCATGGGGTTCATTATTTGCACCGGCCGGGGCCCACCCTTCAAGATCTTGGCTTCATGATTCTTCCG GAGCTTGGGAAAGAAAGGGGTTACATCAGTGAGACATTGTTTACGTTCATCTTCCTCGCCTTTGTGTTG TGGACATTTCATCCTTTCATCCTTCAGACTAAACGCTTCTACACTGTTCTGATATGGCGCAGGGTACTTGCATTCTTATGT GTTTCTCAGTTTCTTCGAATAATAACATTCTATGCAACACAGCTTCCAGGACCTAATTATCATTGTCGAGAG GGCTCACATCTGGCTAGATTACCACCACCCCAGAATGCAGCTGAGGTCTTCCTGATTAATT TCCCAAGAGGAGTGATTTATGGATGTGGTGACTTGATATTTTCATCCCACATGATTTTCACCCTAGTTTTTGTCATTACATACCAGAAATATGGAAGCATGAG GTTTTGTAAGATGCTTGCTTGGTGCGTGGCTATTGTTCAGAGTCTTCTTATTGTATCTTCTCGCAAGCATTACAGCGTTGATGTTGTTGTTGCATG GTATACGGTGAATTTGGTGGTCTTTTTTGTGGATAAGAAGCTTACAG AACTTCCTGATCGATCGGTGGGGTCCACATCAATACTTCCTCTGAGTGCAAAGGATAAAGATACCAAGTTGAAAGAAGAAAATACGAGATTGCTGAATGGTAACTCTATGGATTCAGCTGATCGG AGACCACGAACACAAATGAATGGAAAGCAAATTGATAATGAAAGCCAAGTTGATAGTGAAACTGTGAAAGCATGA